From the genome of Photobacterium sp. TLY01:
TGCAATGTGAAAGTTTTAATGTTTCCCTGTACTTAAATCATGGTTTTAGCGTTTTACACCAAGCGCAGCATCATGACATAGAAACAACTATTATGGTGTGGGAAGCTGCCACATAACAAACGCCTCAAGAGAGACTGTCAACGCTTAGCGTTTCCAGTCCCATTGAGCCGCGGTGGTTATAGTTGTAGTGTTTGGGGTTAGTGGTTGTGTGTTGTCAGCCCCTTAGGCGGGCGTTATAGCGCAAGGTAAAAATGAAACCTATCGTTGATTTAATTAGAAAAGATCCTATTCGACTTGAAGCACTGGAATGTGTTTATCAGCTTGAATTGCCTGAATGCTATATAGCCGCAGGTTTTGTACGAAACCTTGTTTGGGATTTCTTACATCACAAAGTAAAGCTGACGCCATTAAATGACATTGATGTCATTTTTTTCGATGCCAATTGTTTAGATTCAGATTATGAAAAATCACTTGAACTCAAGTTGTTGGAGCAAATGCCCCAGCTCAATTGGCAAGTAAAAAATCAAGCCAAGATGTACTTACAAAATGGCGACAACCCTTACCAAAGCACATTGGATGCCATGAGCTATTGGCCTGAAAAAGAAACGGCGGTGGCTGTAAGAAAAGTCGAGCACGACGATTACGAATGTATATCAGCCTTCGGTTTTGAGAGTTTATTTCAAGGTCTCATCTCACATAATCCTAGGCGGGCATATGAGACCTTCGAAAATCGAGTAAAGTCAAAAGGTTGGTTGGCTATGTGGCCTAACTTGAGAATTGCGCCATAACAAACGCCTCAAGAGTGACTGTCAACGCATGTCGTTTCCACACCCATTGAGCCGCGGTAGTTATGGCTGTTGTGTTTGAGTTTAGTGGTAGATCGTTGCCAGCCGCTTTAGGCTGGCGTTATAAGCACGTGCAATTGTAACCCTCCCTACTTTAATGGCAGCCTAAATTAGAGTTTTTCCTGCTTTCGTACCTTGCTAAGTATTCCCACGGGGTCAGATCATCAAGGGCATCATGAGGGCGTTCATCGTTATATTCCTTCATCCATTGTTCGGTTAACTCTCGAACTTCACTCAGCGTTTTAAAAACGTACATATCGAGAAGTTCTGTGCGATAGGTTCGATTAAAGCGCTCAATATATGAGTTCTCAGTGGGTTTTCCTGGTCGAATAAATTCAAGTTCAACTCGATTTTCTTCGGCCCATTCGGCTAACGCTGTGGAGATAAATTCTGGACCATTATCCATCCTGAGTTTGCCGGGCATCCCGCGCCACGCTGTGATACGCTCCAAAACCCGGATGACTCTTGGGGCTGGTAAATTTAAGTCCACTTCGATGGCTAACACTTCGCGGTTAAAATCATCGACAACATTAAACGTACGAAAACGTCTGCCGCAAGCCAGAGCGTCACTCATAAAATCAATCGACCAACAGCCGTTCACCCCGTCAGGACGTGCCAGCGTGACTGGCTCCCGTTTCGGTAACCGCTTTTTTCCTTTGCGTCTCATATTGAGCTTGAGTGAGCAGTAAACACGGTAAACGCGCTTGTGGTTCCATGGATATCCCCAGCGTCTGAGAACTTTAAATAACTTGCCAAAACCATAAGCAGGATATCGCTCTACGGCTTCTTGCAACTTGGCGATGACCTCATCATCTCGATGAGGGTCTGGTTGATATCGATAGACAGAATCACTGATGCCAACTGCGCGGCAGGCCATTCTGAGACTGACCCGAAATTGCTGACGAACATACTCCACGAGTTCGCGTTTAACCGCTGGCTTTACAGCTTTTTTTCCAGAATATCTTTCACAATACGATGCTCAAGGCTGAGGTCAGCGAACATCTGCTTGAGTCGGCGATTTTCATCTTCAAGCTCTTTCAGCCGCTTCACATCGGACGCTTCCATACCACCATATTTCGATTTCCAGTTGTAATAGGTAGCGTCAGAGATACCGTATTCACGACAGACTTCGTTGACCTTACGGCCAGCCTCCACTTCCTTCAGGATCTTCACGATCTGTGTTTCTGTGTAGCGTGATTTTTTCATCATGCGTTCTCCGTTTATTTCAGTGTAAACGGAAAAGCTCTAATTACTAGCGACATGTTTTTCGGGGAGGGTTACACCATCATGGACAATTTACATATTCTTGGTATCGATCTAGGCAGACATACTTTTCACTGTATCGGACATGACAAGCATGGGCATGAGGTGTGTCGTAAGAAATTCAATCGGGCTCAACTGCTTTTATGGCTCTCTAATTTACCGCAGACAACTGTGGCATTTGAGTCTTGCGGCGGCGCGCATTGGTTAGCCCGAAAATGTGAAAGTTACGGGCACGAAGCAAAACTCATCCCACCTCAATATGTAAAGCCTTATGTGAAATCAAATAAAAACGATTTCATTGATGCGGCGGCGATTGCTGAAGCTGCATCCCGTCCATCAATGCGCTTTGCTGCCGTGAAGTCAGAAAACGCCCAGATCATCAGTACCATAAATCGAGCAAGAGAGGCGTATATCAAAGAACGTACGGCGACCATGCTCAGAATTGGTGGAATTCTTGTTGAATTCGGACTCAGTCTTCCCAACGGTCATTCAACGATGAAAAAGTTATTTCAATGGATTGCAGAGCAAAATCAATCACTGCCTCAAGCTTTACTCTTGGAGTTAAAAGAACTTCACGAGCACTACCTGTACCTCACTGAGCACGTTCAGAAGCAAGAACAGAAATTAATCCAAATGACCTCTGATAATGAAATCGGTGAATTGCTTATGACTATCCCTGGTGTTGCTCATATCACAGCGAGCTCATGCTTGGCTGAGATTGCCTCTCCGGGAAATTTCAAGTGTGGCCGTGATATGGCAGCATGGATAGGATTGGTTCCGAGACAGTACTCTACAGGTGGGAAAACCACATTATTAGGGATAAGCAAGCGGGGTAATAAAAAACTCAGAACATTATTTATTCATTGCGCCCGTGCTGTCTTATCTAAGCCAGAAACAACGGGAAAATGCTTCGAACCCTGGCTCAGTAATCTGAGGGCAAGCAAACCTTTTAATGTCGTTGTTGTCGCACTGGCTAACAAGTTAGTGCGGATCGCCTGGGCTGTGATGAATTCACACCGAGCGTTCAACGCCAACAACCTTGCTTGCTAATAAACTCATTCACCCATTTTGCAATGACAATGATGACGATAACGGTACATCGGCCAGATAGATAACCTGATGGCACAAATAGCACTGAGATGCTTGTACTCTTTTAAGGATTATCTGGCGCAGATATCATCGTGGAGCTGGAATGCGAGAGAGCTTCCAAGAGAGACTCCGAATACATTAGCGCAAACCACTCCCGTTAAAATTGTAGTTGCAAAAACGGGGCGGACCATACATTGTGCCAGCAAAGAGTAACTGGCGCGCATCCTGCGGTGCTGAGAAAAACACCGAACTCAAGCGCGACATGCAATCCGCAAGAATTGATGTCCTTTTAAAGTGGTTCGTGGATTAACACCTTGCTTTGGTGATCTTCACCGTGGATACTGAAATTATGATTAGGCTAAATCAATGCCATAGACAAAATGTGACATGGTGGCCTCCGATAATTTCGTAGTCAGACTTACCAAGCGTGGCAGAGCCTGATGAGGGGGAGTCCATGTCATTCGTTATATGTTTTTAGCATTGGAGAAATTGTGGAAATTTTGATTGAGCAGGAAATAGCCTTACATCAATACGAAACTAGGCAAAATCTTGATGAAGTAACAAGGTTACTTCATCCGAGTTTCAAAGAGGTTGGTCGTTCTGGACGTACTTTTGGCTATGCATCTATCGTAGAAATGATGCAAAGTGAAGAGCCTTCACGTGGTTATATTCACTCACAGGAATACGATTGTATTCAGCTGGAGCCTTACGTTCAGTTACTTTTGTATAAATCTGCTTGGGTATCTGAAACGGGCGAGATCGGAGCTTTTTCTAAGCGCTCTTCTATCTGGGTGTTCACTGGGAAAAATTGGCAAATGAAATACCACCAAGGAACGCCATGCCCAGAATTTGAACTTGTGTAATCTTGATTTGGACAAAAGATAATTTGCTGGCCGAGTTATCCGCAACGCAGGGTATTTCGTTAAGCATCCTGTGAACATGAGCGACGAAGAATACATCGTGAAAAACGCAAGCGTGCCGTAGATGTTGCAAGCGCAATCCTTAATGGTTCTATTCATTACATTGACGGTGCAATTGAGTTGTCTGCTTTGCGGTTTGAGGTGTGGAAGTAGAAATAGACGTCTAACAAGCGAATGCGCCGGCGTGTTGAAGCGTGAGATTTGCGGAATATCGGTAAGGAGATAAAAATTGAGCAATATGTTAGAGGAAGGGAAAGAGATCTTGTCACAGCAATCTTTCAGTTTGCTTTTGGGGGCAAGGCTGGAAGTTTTTGAGGCAGGCACTGCTGAATTGAGCCTTAAGATGAGAGATGATCTCAAGCAAAACAATGGATTTGCGCATGGTGGTGTCGTTAGCTATTTAGCTGATAACTGTATAACCTTTGCCGGAGCATCAGTACTGGGAAGCTGTGTCACTTCAGAATATAAAGTGAACTATGTCAGGCCAGCCATCGGAGAGAGATTGGTTGCCCGGTCGACAGTATTATACTCAGGAAAGCGTCAAGCTACCTGTGAGTGCAAGGTATATGCGAAAACAGATAACGAAGAAAAACTGGTTGCGGTTTCTCTTGGAACAATCAACAAGATTGATGCATGTAAATTTAACCAAGCCAAACACAGCGACGCCTTTTCGTTGCACGACAAAGCCGCACGTGATGGCGGCTGATAGCTCACGTCAGATGACAGGGGAGATAAAAATGTTAAATGTCCATCCTTTCGTAATTGCAAAAATTACTCCTAAGACAGAATATTTTGAACAAGCTAAAGGTGAATTATTGGGAATGCTTGAGGCCACAAGAAATGAGGTGGGGTGTATCCAATTCGAATTGCATGAATCAGATTGTGGCAGATATATTTATCTTTATGAAGAATGGAAGAACAAAGCTGCATTGGAAAATCATCATCAAGAACAACATACTCAATCGGTCGCTCAAAAATTCGAGAACTGGCTGGCGGCTCCAACGGAAGTGGCGTTCATGACTAAGTTAGCATAATGAACTTAAGCATGATTCTTAACATTGAATTGATAGGTTCGCCTCTGTTATTGAAAATTCGAAGAAACCCTGTTTGGGATGTATTTAAACAGAAGCATTGAGTCGTTGGAGCCAAAGTGACATTGAAGGCATTTCTGGTTACGCTTTGTGCCAGCAAAGAGTAACTGGCGCGCATCCTGCGGTGCTGAGAAAAACACCGAACTCAAGCGCGACATACAATCCGCAAGAATTGATGTCCTTTTAAAGTGGTTCGTGATCAACAACTTGCTTTGGTGATCTTCACCTTGGATACTGACACTATGTTTGGCTAAATCAATGCCATAGACAAATTGTGACATAGTGGCCTCCGGTCATTTCGTAGTCAGACTTATCAAGTGTGGCAGAGCCTGATGAGGGGAAGTTTGTGTTATTTTTATGTGTAAGAGGTATGGATGAAAGGTTTTAAGTTGGTGTTGTTATTTTTATTGCCTGTTATTATCGTAGGTAAAGAATATCTCCCTAGCTTTATGGAAAATCAGCAATTAGAAGACTTAAAAGAACAGTTTCAGAGTCTTTTATTTGATCAAGATAGCAAAGTAAAAGTTACTTCAATAAGAATGGAAGATAACGTTATAGCGCTAAAGGTTAATGTTTTAAATGTGGAGCTAAACGAAAAAAATAAGGAATCTATCTCCCGAAACTCGAGGGAATTACTGCCTGGTAAAATATGCAATAGTGCAGGGTTGAGTGAATGGTTAGCGAATGGTAAGTGGATTTCAATTGATGTCACAGCTAACGGAA
Proteins encoded in this window:
- a CDS encoding IS110 family transposase, whose protein sequence is MDNLHILGIDLGRHTFHCIGHDKHGHEVCRKKFNRAQLLLWLSNLPQTTVAFESCGGAHWLARKCESYGHEAKLIPPQYVKPYVKSNKNDFIDAAAIAEAASRPSMRFAAVKSENAQIISTINRAREAYIKERTATMLRIGGILVEFGLSLPNGHSTMKKLFQWIAEQNQSLPQALLLELKELHEHYLYLTEHVQKQEQKLIQMTSDNEIGELLMTIPGVAHITASSCLAEIASPGNFKCGRDMAAWIGLVPRQYSTGGKTTLLGISKRGNKKLRTLFIHCARAVLSKPETTGKCFEPWLSNLRASKPFNVVVVALANKLVRIAWAVMNSHRAFNANNLAC
- a CDS encoding DUF4440 domain-containing protein produces the protein MEILIEQEIALHQYETRQNLDEVTRLLHPSFKEVGRSGRTFGYASIVEMMQSEEPSRGYIHSQEYDCIQLEPYVQLLLYKSAWVSETGEIGAFSKRSSIWVFTGKNWQMKYHQGTPCPEFELV
- a CDS encoding nucleotidyltransferase family protein encodes the protein MKPIVDLIRKDPIRLEALECVYQLELPECYIAAGFVRNLVWDFLHHKVKLTPLNDIDVIFFDANCLDSDYEKSLELKLLEQMPQLNWQVKNQAKMYLQNGDNPYQSTLDAMSYWPEKETAVAVRKVEHDDYECISAFGFESLFQGLISHNPRRAYETFENRVKSKGWLAMWPNLRIAP
- a CDS encoding putative quinol monooxygenase, with protein sequence MLNVHPFVIAKITPKTEYFEQAKGELLGMLEATRNEVGCIQFELHESDCGRYIYLYEEWKNKAALENHHQEQHTQSVAQKFENWLAAPTEVAFMTKLA
- a CDS encoding PaaI family thioesterase, which encodes MLEEGKEILSQQSFSLLLGARLEVFEAGTAELSLKMRDDLKQNNGFAHGGVVSYLADNCITFAGASVLGSCVTSEYKVNYVRPAIGERLVARSTVLYSGKRQATCECKVYAKTDNEEKLVAVSLGTINKIDACKFNQAKHSDAFSLHDKAARDGG
- a CDS encoding IS3 family transposase (programmed frameshift) is translated as MKKSRYTETQIVKILKEVEAGRKVNEVCREYGISDATYYNWKSKYGGMEASDVKRLKELEDENRRLKQMFADLSLEHRIVKDILGKKAVKPAVKRELVEYVRQQFRVSLRMACRAVGISDSVYRYQPDPHRDDEVIAKLQEAVERYPAYGFGKLFKVLRRWGYPWNHKRVYRVYCSLKLNMRRKGKKRLPKREPVTLARPDGVNGCWSIDFMSDALACGRRFRTFNVVDDFNREVLAIEVDLNLPAPRVIRVLERITAWRGMPGKLRMDNGPEFISTALAEWAEENRVELEFIRPGKPTENSYIERFNRTYRTELLDMYVFKTLSEVRELTEQWMKEYNDERPHDALDDLTPWEYLARYESRKNSNLGCH